Below is a window of Niabella agricola DNA.
TGATAAAGGCATACTTACACTGGAGCTGCCTAAAAATACGGATGGCGAGCAGCGGGTTGAGAAAAAGGTGGTAGTAAAATAGCGGGGGAACCGGCTTGCTTCTATTGTAATATTAACCCGGTATTTAATAGCAACGCTGCAATATAAGCGGCTGTCTCAAAAGTCCGTCATTTCGAGCGTAATGTAGTGAAGCCGAGAAATCTCCCATACATAATTTCCAGGCAATGAGATTTGTCCGCTTCGCTTCAGTCGAAATGACGGTTTTGGACTTTTGAGACAGCCACTTCTGCATTAATTGCTATCCCTCTTTATAAAAACGTAGAAGATTGATTTGTCGTTTATGATTGCACCCGGAAGTTAAGTTCAAAAGTAGTTCCTGTATCCAACTGACTATTACAGGTAATCGTACCGTTTAACAACTCGACATATTTACTTACAATATGAAGCCCGAGTCCCGTTCCCTGGATATTCGTTGCATTGGCACCGCGAAAAAAACGCTCAAACAAATGATGCTGATCGTCCGGGGAAATGCCAATGCCCTGGTCCGCAACTGATATTTTCAGGTTCGCTGGTGTAAGGCTGCTTCGGAGTTCGATCACGCTTCCCTCGGGCGAGAACTTTATCGCATTGGAAAGCAGGTTTATCAAAATGTGTTTCATTAAGGATGGGTCCTGCTCTATTTCAGGATCACCTTCATGCTGATAACGGATTTGCTGGTCTTTCTTTAATAGACCGGTTAATTCATTTGCAATCTGCTGCAGGTGTTGGCTGATGTCGAAGATGTTTCTTCTTAACTGGATTTTGCCCTCTTCAATCTTTCCCACCGAAAGGAAGTCGTTTAATATATCGGTAAGCATATTCACCGAAGAAACAATGCGTTGTATGTGTTTATCTCTTCGAAGCTGGTCTTCCTTTTCAGTATACTTTGATATCAGATAGGCTGATGAGAGCACCGTGCTGAGCGGTGTACGGAATTCGTGGGAAGCAATTGAAACAAATCTTGATTTTAATTCACTCAGCTCTTTTTCCCGCTGCAACGCAATGATCAGTTCCGTTTCAGCGTTCTTTCGTTTAGAAATATCCATGGCGATAATCAAATACCCCTCGATTTCTCCCTGGGTATTGCGCATTGCGGTAAAGGTTTGAGAAACAGGCAAGAGGCTTCCGTCTTTCTTTTTATAATGTAGTTCGGCCTCAACGGATGTTTCCTCATTTGCTTTGTCGAGCAGGCTGGCCAATGATTTTTCGGTTTCATCCAGGAATATGGCCGGTGTCTTTTTGGCGATTAGTTCTGTATGGTGATAATATAATAGCCGTTCGGCAGCTGGGTTCATCATATTGATAATGCCGGTATTGTCTGTTACTATAATGCTGGCTGCAGCATGATTCCAGATGTTTTTTAAGAAGATATTGACCCGGTTTAACTCCGTGTCCTTTGCTTCCGTTTCCGCGATGAGTGCTGCTAATTGTTTTACAGTACTTTTTAGCGTTACGGTTCGTTCTTCAACCTTTTGTTCCAGTGCTTCATTGAGCTGTTGCAGGGCTTGTTCCGCTTCTTTTCTTTTGGAAATATCACTTAAGAATGCAATGACATATTTGCCCTGATCGGTCTGATAACTTCCCAGGCTTACTTCAACCGGAAATTCCGTACCATTTTTCCGGATGGCGTATAGATCTAACCCCAGCCCCATAGGCCTGGTTTTAGGATGTTTGTTATAATGATGAACATGGGTTGTATGTCGCTCATGATAGCGTTCGGGGATCAGTTTTTCAATCTTCTGACCAAGCAATTCGTTTTCCGAATAGCCAAATTGTTTGAGAAGGAAGGGGTTTGCCAGTACAATGGTGCCCTGTTCATTCGCTACCATTATACCCAGTGAAGCATTGGTGAACAGGACGTCGAAACCAATGCCGGTATCCTTATTCATAACTGTTGATTTGGTAGTTTGAAGGTACTAATTATTTTTTAATAAAATAAAATATTAATGTGTTTATAATCAATTGAATGTGATCGAATACTTGCGGCGGTTAACCAATTTAAATGGGAATAAAGATGATGATAATCAGCAAAAAATTGACCCTTGTCATTTATTTGGCCCGCTTTTCGGGCTTATATTTATATCAGATTCAATTCAATTGCGGTCGGAAAGTAAGAAGTTCAGATATACCTGTTTAAAGAGCAGTAAACTGGATATTTTAAAAGCAGAAAAAAAACTGTTAGCTTAACCAGGATACAACTGAATTGAAGTAGCTGCCACAGAATAAAAGTTGCAAAAGGCTATAACACTGTGGTCATCGTTTTAAGGCGGGCTGAAAAGCCTGCCTTTTTTTCCGGCCAACCAGTCTAAAACCTGCAACTATTTAAAGACATAAATGCTTTTGAATGATTGAGGGTCATGCACGCCGGATATTTGCCGGTTCTTGATTTCAATTGTCTATCCCCGGTTGATTATTAAGTGACAAATTCAATGACCCTGCTGTGGCATTAATTGTGTGCAACAAACAACGGGTATTTCATTTCTTTCATCAATACATCAGCCATACTGACCCGGAACCAGCGGCTGACGGCTCCCCGGCTATATGCCCCCAGCGCTATAAATGCTCCGTTTTTTGCCTGTTCGAGGTATTGAGGGATTTCTGTTTCCGGAGTGCCTTTCAGAACCGTGTATTGTACTTTTGGAAAATGACGTTTCAGGAATTCTTTAAGCAGTTTATGGTCAGGGAGATGA
It encodes the following:
- a CDS encoding sensor histidine kinase → MNKDTGIGFDVLFTNASLGIMVANEQGTIVLANPFLLKQFGYSENELLGQKIEKLIPERYHERHTTHVHHYNKHPKTRPMGLGLDLYAIRKNGTEFPVEVSLGSYQTDQGKYVIAFLSDISKRKEAEQALQQLNEALEQKVEERTVTLKSTVKQLAALIAETEAKDTELNRVNIFLKNIWNHAAASIIVTDNTGIINMMNPAAERLLYYHHTELIAKKTPAIFLDETEKSLASLLDKANEETSVEAELHYKKKDGSLLPVSQTFTAMRNTQGEIEGYLIIAMDISKRKNAETELIIALQREKELSELKSRFVSIASHEFRTPLSTVLSSAYLISKYTEKEDQLRRDKHIQRIVSSVNMLTDILNDFLSVGKIEEGKIQLRRNIFDISQHLQQIANELTGLLKKDQQIRYQHEGDPEIEQDPSLMKHILINLLSNAIKFSPEGSVIELRSSLTPANLKISVADQGIGISPDDQHHLFERFFRGANATNIQGTGLGLHIVSKYVELLNGTITCNSQLDTGTTFELNFRVQS